A section of the Thauera chlorobenzoica genome encodes:
- a CDS encoding THUMP domain-containing class I SAM-dependent RNA methyltransferase: MAETFFSPCPRGLETLLAEELGRFGARTVQPLHGGVSWEGDWAACQRANLESRLATRVMWRVAQGRYRAEVDIYKLAYSVTWAKWFTADDTIRIYVTAQKSPLKSLEFITLRVKDAVCDHFRTVAGRRPNVDTADPAVRIHLFLTADTATLYIDTSGAPLYKRGFKPAAVEAPLKENLAAGILRLSGWTPGETLLDPMCGSGTFLIEAAMMALDIAPGLGRRFGFERFRHHERSTWAAVRRAAESRRQAPRVLPLFGSDIVGEWVRRSRVNLDAAGLADCVRLDRADLLERTPPAAEGVMVANPPYGVRLGEAEELAAFYPQLGDALKQRWGGWRCYFFSADVELPKRIGLKASRRTPLFNGALECRLYEYRMVAGSNRRKGDEAAAS, translated from the coding sequence ATGGCCGAAACGTTTTTTTCTCCCTGTCCGCGCGGGCTCGAAACCCTGCTTGCGGAAGAGCTGGGCCGCTTCGGCGCGCGCACGGTGCAGCCGCTGCACGGCGGGGTGAGCTGGGAGGGGGACTGGGCGGCCTGTCAGCGCGCGAACCTGGAAAGCCGGCTCGCCACCCGGGTGATGTGGCGGGTGGCGCAGGGGCGTTACCGCGCCGAGGTCGATATCTACAAGCTCGCCTACAGCGTGACCTGGGCGAAGTGGTTCACCGCCGACGACACCATCCGCATCTACGTCACCGCGCAGAAGTCGCCGCTGAAGAGCCTGGAGTTCATCACCCTGCGGGTCAAGGACGCGGTCTGCGACCATTTCCGCACCGTTGCCGGGCGGCGGCCGAACGTCGATACCGCGGATCCGGCGGTGCGCATCCACCTGTTCCTCACTGCGGACACCGCGACCCTGTACATCGACACCTCCGGCGCGCCGCTGTACAAGCGCGGCTTCAAGCCGGCCGCGGTGGAGGCGCCGCTGAAGGAGAACCTGGCCGCCGGCATCCTGCGCCTGTCCGGGTGGACGCCCGGCGAAACGCTGCTCGACCCGATGTGCGGCAGCGGCACCTTCCTCATCGAGGCCGCGATGATGGCGCTCGACATCGCCCCCGGCCTGGGGCGGCGCTTCGGCTTCGAGCGCTTCCGCCACCACGAGCGCAGCACCTGGGCGGCGGTCCGGCGTGCGGCCGAAAGCCGCCGCCAGGCGCCGCGGGTGCTGCCGCTGTTCGGCTCGGACATCGTCGGCGAGTGGGTGCGGCGCAGCCGCGTCAATCTGGATGCGGCCGGGCTGGCCGACTGCGTCCGCCTCGATCGTGCCGACCTGCTCGAGCGCACCCCGCCCGCGGCCGAAGGGGTGATGGTGGCCAATCCGCCTTATGGCGTGCGCCTGGGCGAGGCCGAGGAGCTCGCCGCCTTCTATCCGCAGCTGGGCGATGCGCTCAAGCAGCGCTGGGGCGGCTGGCGCTGCTACTTCTTCAGTGCGGACGTCGAGCTGCCGAAGCGGATCGGGCTGAAAGCGAGCCGGCGCACGCCGCTGTTCAACGGCGCGCTCGAGTGCCGGCTGTACGAGTACCGCATGGTTGCCGGCAGCAACCGGCGCAAGGGCGACGAGGCGGCCGCGAGCTGA
- a CDS encoding PilT/PilU family type 4a pilus ATPase produces MERDQALKFMHDLLRLMLQKNGSDLFITAGFPPAIKIDGRIVPQSNQLLQPQHTAELARAVMSDRQAAEFETHKECNFGISPTGIGRFRANAYIQQGKVGLVLRTIPQRIPGFDELGLPPVLRDIALAQRGLVIFVGGTGTGKTTSLASMVDFRNENTYGHIITVEDPIEFVHAHKNCIVSQREVGIDTESWEAALKNTLRQAPDVILMGEIRDRETMDYAIAFAETGHLCLATLHANSANQAIDRIINFFPEDRRQQLLMDLSLNLRAIVSQRLLPLKERKGRVPAVEILLNSPLIADLVFKGNIPEIKEIMKRSRELGMQTFDQALFGLYEDGQISYEDALRNADSVNDLRLQIKLHSKHGDRDVNNGIQNLGIV; encoded by the coding sequence ATGGAACGCGACCAGGCGCTCAAGTTCATGCACGACCTGCTGCGGCTGATGCTGCAGAAGAACGGCTCGGACCTGTTCATCACCGCGGGGTTTCCGCCCGCGATCAAGATCGACGGCCGCATCGTGCCGCAATCGAACCAGTTGCTGCAGCCCCAGCACACCGCCGAACTCGCGCGTGCAGTGATGAGCGACCGCCAGGCGGCCGAGTTCGAAACCCACAAGGAATGCAATTTCGGCATTTCGCCCACCGGCATCGGCCGCTTCCGTGCCAACGCCTACATCCAGCAGGGCAAGGTCGGGCTGGTGTTGCGCACGATCCCGCAGCGCATTCCCGGCTTCGACGAGCTCGGCCTGCCGCCGGTGCTGCGCGACATCGCCCTGGCCCAGCGCGGGCTGGTGATCTTCGTCGGCGGCACCGGCACCGGCAAGACCACGTCGCTCGCCTCGATGGTGGATTTCCGCAACGAGAACACCTACGGCCACATCATCACGGTGGAAGATCCGATCGAGTTCGTGCATGCACACAAGAACTGCATCGTCTCCCAGCGCGAAGTCGGCATCGACACCGAGTCCTGGGAAGCGGCGCTGAAGAACACCCTGCGCCAGGCCCCCGACGTGATCCTGATGGGCGAGATCCGCGACCGCGAGACCATGGACTACGCCATCGCCTTCGCCGAGACCGGCCACCTGTGCCTCGCCACGCTGCACGCCAACAGCGCCAACCAGGCGATCGACCGGATCATCAACTTCTTCCCCGAAGACCGCCGCCAGCAGCTGCTGATGGACCTGTCGCTGAACCTGCGTGCGATCGTCTCCCAGCGCCTGCTGCCGCTGAAGGAGCGCAAGGGCCGGGTTCCGGCGGTGGAGATCCTGCTCAACTCGCCGCTGATCGCCGACCTCGTGTTCAAGGGCAACATCCCCGAGATCAAGGAAATCATGAAGCGCTCGCGCGAGCTGGGCATGCAGACGTTCGACCAGGCGCTGTTCGGGCTCTACGAGGATGGGCAGATCAGCTACGAAGACGCGCTGCGCAACGCCGATTCGGTCAACGACCTGCGCCTGCAGATCAAGCTCCACAGCAAGCACGGCGACCGCGACGTCAACAACGGCATCCAGAACCTCGGCATCGTCTGA
- a CDS encoding type IV pilus twitching motility protein PilT gives MDITELLAFAVKNKASDLHLSAGLPPMIRVHGDVRRINLPPMEHKEVHDMVYDIMNDAQRKQFEESWECDFSFAVPNLARFRVNAFNQNRGAGAVFRTIPSKVLTLEELNSPKIFKDIASQPRGIVLVTGPTGSGKSTTLAAMVDYVNENEYGHILTVEDPIEFVHESKRCLINQREVHRDTMSFNNALRAALREDPDVVLVGEMRDLETIRLALTAAETGHLVFGTLHTSSAAKTIDRIVDVFPAAEKDMVRSMLSESLRAVISQTLLKTRDGQGRVAAHEIMIGTPAIRNLIRENKIAQMYSSIQTGQNVGMQTLDQCLADLVRRNIVSAAEARMKAQNKDNFAG, from the coding sequence ATGGACATCACCGAACTGCTCGCCTTCGCGGTCAAGAACAAGGCCTCCGACCTCCATCTCTCGGCCGGCCTGCCGCCGATGATCCGCGTCCATGGCGACGTCCGCCGCATCAACCTGCCGCCGATGGAGCACAAGGAAGTGCACGACATGGTGTATGACATCATGAACGATGCGCAGCGCAAGCAGTTCGAGGAGAGCTGGGAGTGCGACTTTTCCTTCGCTGTCCCCAACCTCGCCCGCTTCCGCGTCAATGCCTTCAACCAGAACCGCGGCGCGGGCGCGGTGTTCCGCACCATTCCGTCGAAAGTGCTGACCCTGGAAGAGCTCAACAGCCCGAAAATCTTCAAGGACATCGCCAGCCAGCCGCGCGGCATCGTGCTCGTCACCGGCCCCACCGGCTCGGGCAAATCGACCACGCTGGCGGCAATGGTCGATTACGTGAACGAAAACGAATACGGCCACATCCTCACCGTCGAGGATCCGATCGAATTCGTCCATGAATCCAAGCGCTGCCTGATCAACCAGCGCGAAGTGCACCGCGACACGATGTCCTTCAACAACGCCCTGCGCGCGGCGCTGCGCGAAGACCCCGACGTCGTCCTGGTGGGCGAGATGCGCGACCTCGAGACGATCCGCCTCGCGCTCACCGCCGCCGAGACCGGCCACCTGGTGTTCGGCACCCTGCACACCTCGTCGGCGGCGAAGACCATCGACCGCATCGTCGACGTCTTCCCCGCCGCCGAAAAGGACATGGTGCGCTCGATGCTGTCGGAGTCGCTGCGCGCGGTGATCTCGCAGACCCTGCTCAAGACCAGGGACGGTCAGGGCCGGGTGGCGGCGCACGAGATCATGATCGGCACCCCGGCGATCCGCAACCTGATCCGCGAGAACAAGATCGCCCAGATGTACTCGTCGATCCAGACCGGCCAGAACGTCGGCATGCAGACGCTGGACCAGTGCCTGGCCGACCTCGTCCGGCGCAACATCGTGTCGGCGGCGGAGGCCCGGATGAAGGCGCAGAACAAAGACAACTTCGCCGGCTGA
- a CDS encoding YggS family pyridoxal phosphate-dependent enzyme — protein sequence MTSIAERLRAVRARLAAAAASAGRAPDEVALLAVSKTWPAAAVREAAAAGQRAFGENYVQEGVAKVEALRGLGLEWHFIGPLQSNKTRAVANAFDWVHSIDRLKIAERLSAQRDVHLPPLNVCIQVNVSGEASKSGVAPDAAAALAHAVAALPRLRLRGLMCIPEPSDDPALLRARFAVLRRLQERLVGEGLALDTLSMGMSHDIEAAVAEGATIVRVGTAIFGGRRPLAASESA from the coding sequence ATGACAAGCATTGCGGAACGGTTGCGCGCCGTGCGGGCGAGGCTCGCCGCGGCGGCGGCAAGCGCAGGCCGCGCGCCGGACGAAGTCGCCCTGCTGGCGGTGAGCAAGACCTGGCCCGCCGCTGCGGTGCGTGAGGCGGCCGCCGCCGGCCAGCGTGCCTTCGGCGAGAACTATGTGCAGGAAGGCGTCGCCAAGGTCGAGGCGTTGCGCGGCCTGGGCCTGGAATGGCACTTCATCGGTCCGCTGCAGAGCAACAAGACGCGCGCGGTGGCGAACGCCTTCGACTGGGTGCACAGCATCGACCGCCTGAAGATCGCCGAGCGCCTGTCGGCGCAGCGCGACGTCCATCTGCCGCCCCTCAACGTCTGCATCCAGGTCAATGTCAGCGGTGAAGCGAGCAAGAGCGGGGTGGCACCGGACGCCGCGGCCGCACTCGCGCACGCGGTCGCGGCGCTGCCGCGGCTGCGGCTGCGCGGGCTGATGTGCATTCCGGAACCGAGCGACGACCCCGCCCTGCTGCGCGCGCGCTTTGCCGTGCTGCGCCGCCTGCAAGAGCGCCTCGTCGGCGAAGGCCTGGCGCTCGACACCTTGTCGATGGGCATGTCCCACGACATCGAAGCGGCGGTCGCCGAAGGCGCGACCATCGTGCGCGTGGGCACGGCGATCTTCGGCGGGCGCCGCCCGCTCGCCGCCTCCGAATCCGCCTGA